The Syngnathus typhle isolate RoL2023-S1 ecotype Sweden linkage group LG1, RoL_Styp_1.0, whole genome shotgun sequence genome includes a window with the following:
- the LOC133162266 gene encoding transmembrane protein 182-like encodes MRVGAAALAGGIFGALGTICFFLAFGTDYWLVASDNCGPYTWPTIGETDANRTELEFVKAVTISPASLTLHHEGFFWRCVFQVESTANEVLATFFTNQPESKVCVHGYLFPLPIALGPVPHPSYDATAVFRGFWTVFMILALASALTGSFLLVCGIPFISHKLYKLGGAFLIISACLFLFVVLLFVLWMEVVDVERYILQERGETCIDMQVSLLYGLSFMVAAAGVPLQLLSGLIFMLVGRALLANK; translated from the exons ATGAGGGTGGGAGCTGCAGCCTTAGCTGGGGGTATATTTGGAGCATTAGGGACCATATGTTTCTTTTTGGCCTTTGGTACGGACTACTGGTTGGTGGCCAGTGACAACTGTGGACCTTACACATGGCCCACAATAGGAGAAACAGATGCCAACAGGACCGAG CTGGAGTTTGTGAAAGCAGTCACCATCTCTCCTGCGTCTCTCACCCTCCACCATGAAGGCTTTTTTTGGCGTTGTGTGTTCCAGGTGGAATCCACCGCAAATGAAGTCTTGGCAACGTTTTTCA CAAACCAACCAGAATCCAAGGTGTGTGTCCATGGCTACCTCTTTCCATTACCAATCGCACTTGGACCAGTACCTCATCCCAGTTATGATGCTACAGCAG TGTTTCGAGGTTTCTGGACAGTGTTTATGATCCTTGCACTGGCCTCTGCTCTGACTGGAAGCTTCCTACTGGTCTGTGGAATCCCCTTCATCAGCCATAAACTCTACAAGCTGGGCGGAGCCTTTCTCATCATTTCTG CGTGCCTGTTCCTCTTTGTGGTGCTGCTTTTCGTACTTTGGATGGAGGTGGTGGATGTGGAGCGTTACATCCTCCAGGAGAGAGGGGAAACATGTATCGATATGCAGGTTTCGCTGCTCTATGGCCTGTCGTTCATGGTGGCTGCAGCTGGCGTGCCCCTGCAGCTCCTCTCGGGGTTGATCTTCATGCTTGTGGGACGAGCGTTACTTGCCAACAAGTGA